The following are encoded together in the Arcticibacterium luteifluviistationis genome:
- a CDS encoding OmpA family protein, whose product MKLKITLFLLILVCALSSNAQDKKALSYFEKGEEAYLKRDNTTAREFYLKALERYPDYTAVYYKLGQIAYASRDLGNAKMYFEKLLVLEPENKGYVLAYTFLGTEALKANQYKKAKEYLNVALEKTREGTPAYKQIEKQILNCTYALEILEKPLVIEASLMPEVLNFKDMQYFPVFTADGSAIYYTARTIGADENIYISNKENGVWSTPKGISEVINTDFNEGTCTISADGKTMVFTSCDGRESLGSCDLFITRLDENGWSTPQNMGPNVNSPFWDSQASLSSDGKMIVFSSDRYGGQGKKDLYVSTLGEMNEWNLARNLGKVINTSKDEISPFLHANGKSLFFASEGHSGLGGFDLFLSNKTEKTMTEPLNLGYPINDGSDQFALVISADGKQAFYTKQEGEKVNMYQFDLPKELKEKFDPTFYLKGHVFDAESNVALGASIKLINLNTKEVVSEFAADAKTGEYLAVLPFSGNFGLYVEHPSYFFKSLAFSFKSEAKKDNKELEIGLDKIDKEKIEVLSNIYFDEAKWDLKPESLVELSKLSELIWRNPKLKVEISGHTDDVGTAESNQALSQKRAQSVVDYLIKEGLSKDNVTAKGYGETKPRESNNDEAGRSQNRRIELRFY is encoded by the coding sequence ATGAAACTAAAAATTACGCTATTTCTTTTAATTTTAGTCTGTGCCTTGTCTAGCAATGCTCAAGATAAGAAGGCTCTTAGCTACTTCGAAAAAGGGGAAGAGGCTTATTTAAAACGTGATAATACCACGGCTCGTGAGTTTTATCTAAAAGCATTAGAACGATATCCTGATTACACGGCGGTGTATTATAAGTTAGGTCAAATAGCTTATGCAAGCCGTGATTTGGGCAATGCCAAAATGTATTTTGAGAAACTCCTAGTTTTGGAGCCAGAAAACAAGGGCTATGTCTTGGCTTATACATTTTTAGGTACGGAGGCCTTAAAGGCAAATCAATATAAAAAAGCTAAAGAATACCTGAATGTAGCTCTAGAAAAAACTAGAGAAGGTACGCCGGCTTATAAACAAATAGAGAAGCAAATATTAAACTGCACATACGCCTTAGAAATTCTGGAAAAACCGTTGGTGATAGAAGCCTCTTTAATGCCGGAGGTTTTAAATTTTAAAGACATGCAGTACTTTCCAGTTTTTACGGCTGATGGTTCTGCCATTTACTATACCGCCAGAACTATTGGTGCTGACGAAAATATTTACATTTCAAATAAGGAAAATGGAGTTTGGTCAACACCCAAAGGGATTTCTGAGGTAATAAATACTGATTTTAATGAAGGGACTTGTACTATTTCTGCTGACGGAAAAACCATGGTTTTTACAAGTTGCGATGGAAGAGAAAGCTTAGGGAGCTGTGACCTTTTTATAACGAGATTAGATGAAAATGGCTGGTCAACACCTCAGAACATGGGCCCCAATGTTAATTCACCCTTTTGGGATTCTCAGGCGTCATTGTCTTCAGATGGGAAGATGATAGTTTTCTCGTCTGACAGGTATGGCGGGCAAGGTAAAAAAGACCTTTATGTAAGTACACTGGGTGAGATGAATGAGTGGAATCTGGCGAGAAATTTAGGGAAGGTGATAAACACTTCAAAAGATGAAATCTCTCCGTTTTTACATGCCAATGGAAAGAGTCTTTTCTTTGCGTCTGAAGGGCATTCAGGTTTAGGTGGTTTTGATTTGTTTTTGTCAAACAAAACGGAGAAAACCATGACAGAGCCTTTAAATCTGGGCTATCCTATTAATGATGGTTCAGACCAATTTGCCTTGGTGATTTCGGCCGATGGTAAACAGGCTTTTTATACGAAGCAAGAAGGGGAGAAGGTCAATATGTATCAGTTTGATTTGCCTAAAGAGTTAAAAGAGAAGTTTGACCCTACATTTTACTTAAAAGGGCATGTTTTTGATGCTGAAAGCAATGTGGCCTTAGGGGCGTCTATCAAATTGATAAATTTAAATACCAAAGAAGTGGTGTCTGAATTTGCGGCTGATGCCAAAACTGGTGAGTATTTAGCGGTGCTTCCATTTTCTGGAAACTTTGGGCTTTATGTAGAGCACCCATCTTATTTCTTCAAAAGCTTGGCTTTTAGCTTTAAATCGGAAGCTAAAAAGGATAACAAGGAATTGGAGATTGGTCTAGACAAAATAGACAAAGAAAAAATAGAAGTGCTTAGCAACATCTACTTTGACGAAGCCAAGTGGGATTTAAAACCAGAGTCGCTGGTGGAGTTAAGCAAACTCTCTGAACTCATCTGGCGAAACCCAAAACTGAAAGTAGAAATATCTGGCCATACAGATGATGTCGGCACCGCGGAAAGTAATCAAGCACTTTCTCAAAAAAGAGCACAGTCTGTAGTAGATTACCTTATAAAAGAAGGCCTTAGCAAAGATAATGTAACAGCCAAAGGCTACGGAGAAACTAAACCACGAGAGAGCAATAATGACGAAGCTGGCAGAAGTCAAAACAGAAGGATTGAGTTGAGGTTTTATTAA
- the hemJ gene encoding protoporphyrinogen oxidase HemJ: MQYYQFFKAFHIIGFVSWFAGMFYLVRIFVYHAEADDKPEHLRNDWKSQFTQMSWRVYKIICNPAMMITWTFGLAMLITNPAILNQNWIKVKLVLLVLLTGYHLYCKSIIKKQEQGLSTYSSFQFRLLNELPTLFLVSIVLLAVVKDVLNFVYLFAGVMAFGVLLFLIAKAYKKSRNK, encoded by the coding sequence ATGCAGTACTATCAATTTTTTAAAGCTTTCCATATTATAGGTTTCGTTTCTTGGTTTGCGGGTATGTTTTATCTAGTTCGCATATTTGTATATCATGCTGAAGCAGACGATAAACCAGAACATTTAAGAAATGACTGGAAGTCTCAATTCACGCAAATGTCTTGGCGAGTTTATAAGATTATTTGCAACCCCGCCATGATGATTACTTGGACTTTTGGTTTAGCCATGCTTATTACAAATCCGGCTATTCTAAATCAAAACTGGATTAAGGTAAAACTGGTGCTATTGGTTTTACTTACAGGCTATCATTTATACTGCAAAAGCATCATAAAAAAACAAGAGCAAGGCTTATCTACTTATAGCTCTTTCCAGTTCAGGTTATTAAACGAATTGCCTACCCTATTTTTGGTTTCAATAGTCCTTCTAGCTGTTGTTAAAGATGTTTTAAATTTTGTTTACCTATTTGCAGGAGTTATGGCTTTTGGAGTACTCTTGTTTTTAATCGCCAAAGCCTACAAAAAAAGTAGAAATAAATAA
- a CDS encoding Gfo/Idh/MocA family protein has translation MTSRRSFIKKAAVSAFAFHYVPNLLGKPAASDKVRVAHIGVNGMGTNHLNWFAKLPDVQTVALCDVDSNHLATAKNVLLGHKPNQKVDTYDDFRRILDRKDIDAITCATPDHWHAQIAIMAFQAGKDVYGEKPLSYSVKEGQMMLASMNANKKIFQLGNQIHAGDNYHRVVELIQGGAIGKVKKVRLWKAGEPPVIEKTNYQKVPKELNWDMWQGPAPERDYFPERCHFTYRYFMDYSGGVFQDFWCHIADIVWWSISPEKLKSIDAKGIISPGIGDTPSEISIDYKFKGLDIQWTSKAPDVPGAAGKHIGAYFEGTKGTLLCDYGSKEIRLDGEVLTDIESIPQTIKRSPGHQQNFIDSVKSRIQPESNLAYARKMTMPMHLGLISWQLGRPLKWDYKKEEFKGDAEANALLFREYRSGYNWI, from the coding sequence ATGACATCAAGAAGATCCTTTATTAAAAAAGCAGCTGTTTCTGCTTTTGCGTTTCACTATGTTCCAAATTTATTAGGCAAACCTGCCGCCAGCGACAAGGTTCGTGTGGCACACATTGGTGTCAATGGTATGGGGACTAATCATCTAAATTGGTTTGCTAAACTTCCTGATGTGCAAACGGTGGCTCTGTGTGATGTGGATAGTAATCATTTAGCTACAGCTAAGAATGTTCTTCTAGGACATAAACCGAATCAAAAAGTAGATACTTACGACGACTTCCGTAGGATTTTAGACAGGAAAGACATTGACGCTATAACCTGTGCTACGCCAGACCATTGGCATGCCCAAATAGCTATAATGGCTTTTCAAGCAGGCAAAGATGTTTATGGAGAAAAGCCGCTTTCTTACAGTGTGAAAGAAGGTCAAATGATGTTGGCCTCTATGAATGCTAATAAAAAAATATTTCAATTAGGAAATCAAATACATGCGGGTGATAACTATCATAGAGTAGTAGAGCTAATTCAAGGAGGTGCTATTGGCAAAGTGAAAAAAGTAAGACTGTGGAAAGCTGGTGAGCCGCCTGTAATAGAGAAAACTAATTATCAAAAAGTACCGAAAGAGCTTAATTGGGATATGTGGCAAGGTCCTGCTCCCGAAAGAGATTATTTTCCAGAAAGGTGCCACTTTACCTACCGTTATTTCATGGACTATTCGGGTGGTGTTTTTCAAGATTTCTGGTGTCATATAGCCGATATAGTTTGGTGGAGTATTTCTCCTGAAAAGCTTAAATCCATTGATGCAAAAGGAATAATAAGTCCTGGAATAGGGGATACACCTTCAGAGATTAGCATTGATTATAAATTTAAGGGCTTAGATATTCAGTGGACTTCTAAAGCTCCTGATGTACCAGGAGCAGCTGGGAAGCATATTGGAGCCTATTTTGAAGGAACTAAAGGCACGCTCTTATGTGATTATGGAAGTAAAGAAATTAGGTTGGACGGAGAGGTTTTGACAGATATAGAAAGCATTCCTCAAACAATTAAACGCTCCCCAGGGCATCAGCAAAACTTTATTGACTCTGTTAAAAGCAGAATTCAGCCGGAATCTAATTTGGCTTATGCTAGAAAAATGACAATGCCTATGCACTTAGGGTTAATTTCATGGCAACTAGGACGTCCATTAAAATGGGATTACAAAAAGGAAGAATTTAAGGGAGATGCTGAAGCTAACGCACTACTTTTTAGAGAGTATCGCTCTGGCTATAATTGGATTTAA
- the ald gene encoding alanine dehydrogenase, with translation MLIGVPAEIKNNEDRVAITPAGVLELVKLGHRVLIQSNAGFGSGFEDKEYISVGAEIVPTIEDVYARAEMVLKVKEPIAQEYDLVREGQLLFTYFHFASSEPLTKAMIKSKAVCLAYETVESADGSLPLLIPMSEVAGRMSIQEGAKYLEKPLKGKGILLGGVPGTPRGKVLVLGGGIVGTQAAKMAAGLGANVIIMDISLKRLRYLADIMPANVTTMMSNQHNIETAIKEADLIVGAVLIPGAKAPHLIKRDMLKKMRPGTVLVDVAVDQGGCIETCTPTTHEAPTFIIDDIVHYCVANMPGAVPYTSTLALTNATLPYVLELANKGWQKATEESLALKKGLNIVNGEIVHKGVAEAFA, from the coding sequence ATGTTAATAGGTGTACCTGCAGAAATAAAGAACAATGAGGATCGAGTGGCTATTACCCCTGCTGGAGTATTAGAGTTGGTAAAACTTGGTCACCGAGTTCTTATTCAATCTAACGCTGGATTCGGAAGCGGTTTTGAAGATAAGGAATATATTTCTGTTGGTGCGGAAATTGTTCCAACCATTGAAGATGTATACGCTAGAGCAGAAATGGTTCTTAAAGTGAAAGAACCGATTGCTCAGGAGTATGACCTTGTAAGAGAAGGCCAATTACTTTTCACCTATTTTCATTTTGCAAGTTCGGAGCCATTAACCAAAGCCATGATTAAAAGTAAGGCGGTTTGTTTGGCGTACGAAACCGTAGAAAGTGCTGATGGTTCTTTGCCTTTGCTAATTCCAATGTCAGAGGTGGCAGGGAGAATGTCTATCCAAGAAGGAGCTAAGTACTTAGAGAAACCTTTAAAAGGTAAGGGAATCTTATTAGGAGGTGTTCCAGGAACACCGAGAGGGAAAGTCTTGGTCTTAGGAGGTGGTATAGTAGGTACGCAAGCGGCAAAAATGGCTGCTGGACTTGGAGCCAACGTTATTATTATGGACATCAGTCTTAAAAGATTGAGGTATTTGGCGGATATCATGCCTGCCAATGTTACCACCATGATGTCTAATCAACATAATATAGAAACAGCCATTAAAGAGGCTGACTTGATAGTAGGAGCGGTGTTAATTCCTGGAGCCAAAGCACCACATCTTATTAAAAGAGATATGCTTAAGAAAATGAGACCAGGAACGGTTTTGGTAGACGTGGCTGTAGATCAAGGAGGTTGTATTGAAACCTGTACACCTACTACACATGAAGCCCCTACTTTCATAATAGACGATATAGTACATTATTGCGTGGCTAACATGCCAGGAGCAGTACCATATACATCTACTCTGGCCTTAACAAACGCCACATTGCCTTATGTTTTAGAATTGGCGAATAAAGGATGGCAAAAAGCCACCGAAGAAAGCCTAGCCTTAAAGAAAGGTTTGAATATTGTAAACGGAGAAATAGTACATAAAGGCGTAGCGGAAGCTTTTGCCTAA
- a CDS encoding Lrp/AsnC family transcriptional regulator has product MDNTDIKILKLLQKNAQMTYKEIAEEINLTQTPVFDRIKRMEKSGVIDKYVTILNRKKVGNSLTVFNQVTMIKQTLEISQKFDEAVAKLPEVVECHFVSGGFDYLLKIIVPDMETYHKFHQLKLSVIPGVSLINSYFVMSEVKNTTEIPL; this is encoded by the coding sequence ATGGACAATACTGACATCAAAATATTAAAGCTTCTCCAGAAAAATGCACAAATGACTTACAAGGAGATTGCCGAGGAAATAAACCTTACGCAAACGCCTGTTTTCGACCGAATAAAAAGGATGGAAAAAAGTGGTGTGATTGACAAATATGTCACCATACTTAATAGGAAAAAAGTGGGCAATTCACTCACCGTTTTCAACCAGGTAACCATGATAAAGCAGACCTTAGAGATATCTCAAAAATTTGATGAGGCGGTGGCCAAGTTACCCGAAGTTGTGGAGTGTCATTTCGTTTCTGGAGGTTTTGACTATCTTCTTAAGATTATTGTTCCAGACATGGAAACGTACCATAAGTTTCACCAGTTAAAGCTTTCTGTAATACCAGGTGTCTCTCTCATAAATAGTTATTTCGTGATGTCAGAAGTTAAAAACACTACGGAAATTCCGCTTTGA